A region of Modestobacter marinus DNA encodes the following proteins:
- the pgeF gene encoding peptidoglycan editing factor PgeF, translating into MRDSSAALSAVRPRRVVTDRRGGRSAAPYDSFNLGVHVGDDPDAVAANRARLAGELGVPGDRLLWMTQVHGTGVAIVEDAEENPVADVDALVTATPGLVLCVLVADCVPVLLADPVAGVVAAVHAGREGVRAGVVPATLAAMTRLGSRPGDVEALLGPAVCGLDYEVPAQMQADVARVAPASAVRTRRGTPGLDLRAGLAEVLRGAGVGQVVHDPRCTVEDPRLFSHRRDGVTGRQAGVVWLGS; encoded by the coding sequence GTGCGTGACAGTTCGGCCGCCCTCTCGGCGGTGCGGCCCCGACGGGTCGTCACCGACCGGCGGGGCGGCCGTTCTGCTGCGCCGTACGACTCGTTCAACCTGGGCGTCCACGTCGGTGACGACCCGGACGCCGTGGCCGCCAACCGGGCCCGGCTGGCCGGCGAGCTGGGCGTGCCCGGCGACCGGCTGCTGTGGATGACCCAGGTGCACGGCACCGGCGTCGCGATCGTGGAGGACGCCGAGGAGAACCCGGTGGCCGACGTCGACGCGCTGGTGACCGCGACCCCCGGGCTGGTGCTGTGCGTGCTGGTCGCCGACTGCGTGCCGGTGCTGCTGGCCGACCCCGTCGCGGGCGTGGTCGCGGCGGTGCACGCCGGCCGGGAGGGGGTGCGCGCCGGCGTCGTGCCGGCCACGCTGGCGGCGATGACCCGGCTGGGTTCCCGCCCCGGCGACGTGGAGGCGCTGCTCGGCCCGGCCGTCTGCGGCCTGGACTACGAGGTGCCGGCACAGATGCAGGCCGACGTGGCCCGGGTCGCGCCGGCCAGTGCGGTCCGCACCCGGCGCGGCACGCCGGGTCTGGACCTGCGCGCCGGGCTGGCCGAGGTGCTCCGCGGCGCCGGGGTCGGTCAGGTCGTGCACGACCCGCGCTGCACCGTCGAGGACCCCCGCCTGTTCAGCCACCGCCGGGACGGCGTCACCGGCCGTCAGGCCGGCGTCGTCTGGCTCGGCTCCTGA
- the ftsZ gene encoding cell division protein FtsZ — MTPPHNYLAVIKVVGIGGGGVNAVNRMIEVGLKGVEFIAINTDAQALLMSDADVKLDVGRELTRGLGAGAQPDVGRQAAEDHREEIEEVLKGADMVFVTAGEGGGTGTGGAPVVASIARKLGALTIGVVTRPFSFEGKRRAVQAESGIEELRNECDTLIVIPNDRLLQLGDRNVSVMDAFRTADQVLLSGVQGITDLITTPGLINLDFADVKSVMSGAGSALMGIGSARGDNRALLAAEQAIASPLLEASMEGAHGVLLSISGGSDLGLFEINEAASLVSDAAHPDANIIFGAVIDDALGDEVRVTVIAAGFDGGKPGTRKDAGSTPLATSAPAAPVAPVSAPPAARPPAPAQAAERPATPAPAAPPQAPAAAPATSSPAAPRPGQPGSAPQGGGITVPPLPPISGQSGGARRPLATDDFEEELDIPEFLRSQ, encoded by the coding sequence ATGACACCTCCGCACAACTACCTAGCGGTCATCAAGGTCGTCGGCATCGGCGGCGGCGGGGTGAACGCGGTCAACCGCATGATCGAGGTCGGCCTCAAGGGGGTCGAGTTCATCGCGATCAACACCGACGCGCAGGCGTTGCTGATGAGCGACGCCGACGTCAAGCTCGACGTCGGTCGCGAGCTCACCCGCGGCCTGGGCGCCGGCGCCCAGCCCGACGTGGGCCGGCAGGCCGCCGAGGACCACCGCGAGGAGATCGAAGAGGTGCTCAAGGGCGCCGACATGGTCTTCGTGACCGCGGGCGAGGGCGGTGGCACCGGCACCGGTGGTGCGCCGGTCGTCGCCTCGATCGCCCGCAAGCTCGGCGCACTGACCATCGGCGTGGTCACCCGCCCGTTCTCCTTCGAGGGGAAGCGGCGGGCGGTCCAGGCCGAGTCGGGCATCGAGGAGCTGCGCAACGAGTGCGACACGCTCATCGTGATCCCGAACGACCGGCTGCTGCAGCTGGGCGACCGGAACGTCAGCGTGATGGACGCCTTCCGCACCGCCGACCAGGTGCTGCTCTCCGGTGTCCAGGGCATCACCGACCTGATCACCACCCCCGGCCTGATCAACCTGGACTTCGCCGACGTCAAGTCGGTCATGTCCGGGGCCGGGTCGGCGCTGATGGGCATCGGCAGTGCCCGCGGGGACAACCGCGCGCTGCTGGCCGCCGAGCAGGCGATCGCCTCGCCGCTGCTGGAGGCCTCGATGGAGGGCGCCCACGGCGTCCTGCTGTCGATCTCCGGCGGGTCGGACCTGGGCCTGTTCGAGATCAACGAGGCGGCCTCACTGGTCTCCGACGCCGCGCACCCCGACGCCAACATCATCTTCGGCGCCGTCATCGACGACGCCCTCGGTGACGAGGTGCGGGTCACGGTGATCGCGGCCGGGTTCGACGGCGGCAAGCCCGGCACCCGCAAGGACGCCGGCAGCACGCCGCTGGCGACCTCGGCGCCGGCCGCCCCGGTGGCTCCGGTCAGTGCCCCTCCGGCGGCCCGGCCGCCGGCGCCGGCGCAGGCCGCTGAGCGGCCGGCCACCCCGGCTCCGGCCGCACCGCCGCAGGCCCCGGCGGCGGCACCTGCGACCTCCTCGCCCGCGGCGCCGCGACCGGGGCAGCCCGGCAGTGCACCGCAGGGTGGCGGGATCACCGTGCCCCCGCTGCCGCCGATCTCCGGGCAGTCCGGCGGAGCCCGCCGGCCGCTCGCGACCGACGACTTCGAGGAAGAACTCGACATCCCCGAGTTCCTGCGCAGCCAGTGA
- a CDS encoding cell division protein FtsQ/DivIB, whose translation MLGVGSALVVALVAWVLLASPLLAVRTVRVDGAVALSDAQVVSVAGIEEGTPLVRVDTEAATARVAQLPQVDSVEVTRGWPGTVVVTLAERVPVAVVDQGGTRGLVDAQGVVFDTITGEAPDGVVPLDVPEPGPDDAATTAALGALTALPDAVRRQVTGVSARTADDVTLTLTDGRSVRWGSAARTDRKAEVLGALLDQIEEGTLDPADTLDVSTPDAVVLR comes from the coding sequence GTGCTGGGGGTCGGGTCCGCCCTCGTGGTGGCGCTGGTCGCCTGGGTTCTGCTGGCCAGCCCGCTGCTGGCGGTGCGCACCGTGCGGGTCGACGGGGCGGTCGCGCTGTCCGACGCCCAGGTCGTCTCCGTCGCCGGGATCGAGGAGGGCACCCCGCTGGTGCGGGTGGACACCGAGGCGGCGACCGCCAGGGTGGCGCAGCTGCCCCAGGTCGACTCGGTGGAGGTGACCCGCGGCTGGCCGGGGACCGTCGTGGTCACCCTGGCGGAGCGGGTGCCGGTCGCCGTCGTGGACCAGGGCGGCACCCGGGGACTGGTCGACGCCCAGGGCGTGGTCTTCGACACGATCACCGGCGAGGCCCCGGACGGCGTCGTCCCGCTCGACGTGCCCGAGCCCGGCCCGGACGACGCGGCCACCACCGCCGCGCTGGGCGCGCTCACCGCCCTCCCGGACGCCGTCCGCCGCCAGGTGACCGGGGTCTCCGCGCGCACCGCCGACGACGTCACGCTGACGCTGACCGACGGCCGGTCGGTGCGCTGGGGGAGCGCGGCGCGCACCGACCGCAAGGCCGAGGTGCTGGGTGCGCTGCTGGACCAGATCGAGGAGGGCACCCTCGACCCGGCCGACACCCTCGACGTCAGCACCCCCGACGCCGTCGTCCTCCGCTGA
- the murC gene encoding UDP-N-acetylmuramate--L-alanine ligase: MSADDVAAWRGPIPSLDELGPVHFIGIGGAGMSGIARIMLARGVPVSGSDRRDSPALRALDALGARIEVGHAAEHLGEAATVVVSTAIRDENAELVAARERGLRVLPRAVALAAVMAGRRSVAVAGTHGKTSTTSMLTVAVQACGVDPSFAIGGTLNESGSNAHAGQGDVFLAEADESDRSFLLLAPRGGIVTNVEADHLDNYGDLAAVEAAFDTFARTVPADGFLVLCADDPGAARLATIGAPARVRTYGQSAGADLRLVDLEVGPDGTRYTAVLDDQEIGAVHIRLPGVHMALNSAAALLAGLELELPAAGLVDGLGRFGGVHRRFELKGTAAGVRVYDDYAHHPTEVAAQLRAARAVVGEGRLLVLFQPHLYSRTAQFAAGFGEALGLADEVVVMEVYGAREDPVPGVTGALVADAVPLPAGHVAFEPSWSAAAGAMAERARPGDLVVTMGAGDVSMVGPEVLVALAPPELADAVEDGPEPLR; encoded by the coding sequence ATGAGCGCCGACGACGTCGCCGCCTGGCGCGGCCCCATCCCGTCGCTGGACGAGCTCGGCCCGGTCCACTTCATCGGCATCGGCGGTGCCGGGATGAGCGGCATCGCCCGGATCATGCTCGCCCGCGGCGTGCCGGTGTCCGGCAGCGACCGGCGCGACTCCCCGGCGCTGCGCGCGCTGGACGCCCTCGGCGCGCGGATCGAGGTCGGTCACGCCGCCGAGCACCTGGGCGAGGCCGCGACCGTGGTGGTCTCCACGGCGATCCGGGACGAGAACGCCGAGCTGGTCGCCGCTCGGGAGCGCGGGCTGCGGGTGCTGCCGCGGGCGGTGGCGCTGGCGGCGGTGATGGCCGGCCGGCGCAGCGTCGCGGTGGCGGGCACGCACGGGAAGACCTCGACGACGTCGATGCTGACCGTCGCCGTCCAGGCCTGCGGCGTCGACCCGTCCTTCGCCATCGGCGGCACGCTGAACGAGTCCGGCTCCAACGCGCACGCCGGTCAGGGCGACGTGTTCCTCGCCGAGGCCGACGAGAGCGACCGCTCCTTCCTGCTGCTGGCCCCGCGCGGGGGCATCGTCACCAACGTCGAGGCCGACCACCTGGACAACTACGGCGACCTGGCCGCCGTCGAGGCGGCGTTCGACACCTTCGCGCGCACCGTCCCCGCCGACGGCTTCCTGGTGCTGTGCGCCGACGACCCGGGTGCTGCCCGGCTGGCCACGATCGGCGCCCCGGCCCGGGTCCGCACCTACGGCCAGTCGGCCGGTGCGGACCTCCGGCTGGTCGACCTGGAGGTCGGCCCGGACGGCACCCGGTACACCGCCGTCCTCGACGACCAGGAGATCGGCGCGGTGCACATCCGGCTGCCCGGGGTGCACATGGCGCTCAACAGCGCGGCCGCACTCCTCGCCGGGCTGGAGCTGGAGCTGCCGGCCGCCGGGCTGGTCGACGGACTCGGCCGGTTCGGCGGCGTGCACCGGCGCTTCGAGCTCAAGGGCACCGCCGCCGGCGTCCGGGTGTACGACGACTACGCCCACCACCCCACCGAGGTCGCCGCCCAGCTGCGGGCAGCCCGGGCGGTGGTGGGGGAGGGCCGGCTGCTGGTGCTCTTCCAGCCGCACCTCTACAGCCGGACGGCGCAGTTCGCGGCCGGGTTCGGCGAGGCGCTGGGCCTGGCCGACGAGGTCGTGGTCATGGAGGTCTACGGCGCCCGGGAAGACCCGGTGCCCGGGGTCACCGGCGCGCTGGTCGCCGACGCGGTGCCGCTGCCCGCCGGTCACGTCGCCTTCGAGCCGTCCTGGTCGGCGGCCGCCGGCGCGATGGCCGAGCGGGCCCGCCCGGGCGACCTGGTGGTGACGATGGGCGCCGGCGACGTGTCGATGGTCGGACCCGAGGTGCTGGTGGCGCTGGCGCCGCCGGAGCTCGCGGACGCGGTGGAGGACGGGCCGGAGCCCCTCCGGTGA
- the murG gene encoding undecaprenyldiphospho-muramoylpentapeptide beta-N-acetylglucosaminyltransferase, with the protein MHVVLAGGGTGGHIEPMLALADALTRRTAAGGGTPRVTCLGTARGMETRLVPARGYDLRLIPPVPLPRKPTPDLLRVPGRVWRAVAETRQLLDELRADVVVGFGGYVALPAYLAARRAGVPVVVHEQNALPGLANRIGARLAARVAVTVPSTPLRGAEHVGMPLRTAISGLDRAARRGEARAEFGLDPDRPTLLVFGGSQGAASLNRAAVAAADALTAAGVQVLHARGPKNTEVTVPARPAGSAPYVVVDYLERMDLAYAAADLALCRSGAVTVAELSAVGLPAAFVPLPIGNGEQRLNALPVVEAGGSVLVADADLSPSWIERELLPLLTDPQALSALAEHAAAAGTPDADERLADLVLQVAGREVALR; encoded by the coding sequence GTGCACGTCGTGCTCGCCGGTGGCGGCACCGGCGGCCACATCGAGCCGATGCTCGCCCTCGCCGACGCCCTCACCCGCCGCACCGCTGCCGGGGGAGGGACCCCGAGGGTCACGTGCCTGGGCACCGCCCGCGGCATGGAGACCCGGCTGGTGCCGGCCCGCGGCTACGACCTGCGGCTCATCCCGCCGGTGCCGCTGCCGCGCAAGCCCACCCCAGACCTGCTGCGTGTCCCCGGCCGGGTGTGGCGCGCCGTCGCCGAGACCCGGCAGCTGCTCGACGAGCTCCGCGCCGACGTGGTCGTCGGCTTCGGCGGGTACGTGGCCCTGCCCGCCTACCTGGCCGCCCGCCGGGCCGGCGTCCCGGTCGTGGTGCACGAGCAGAACGCACTGCCGGGCCTGGCCAACCGGATCGGCGCCCGGCTCGCCGCCCGGGTCGCGGTCACCGTGCCGAGCACGCCGCTGCGCGGCGCCGAGCACGTCGGGATGCCGCTGCGGACGGCGATCAGCGGCCTGGACCGGGCCGCCCGGCGGGGCGAGGCGCGCGCCGAGTTCGGGCTGGACCCCGACCGCCCGACCCTGCTGGTGTTCGGCGGCTCGCAGGGCGCCGCGTCGCTGAACCGGGCCGCGGTCGCGGCGGCCGACGCCCTGACCGCCGCCGGGGTGCAGGTGCTGCACGCCCGGGGGCCGAAGAACACCGAGGTCACGGTTCCCGCCCGGCCGGCCGGGTCGGCGCCCTACGTCGTCGTCGACTACCTGGAGCGGATGGACCTGGCCTACGCCGCGGCGGACCTGGCGCTGTGCCGCTCCGGCGCGGTCACCGTCGCCGAGCTCTCCGCGGTCGGCTTGCCGGCCGCGTTCGTGCCCCTGCCGATCGGCAACGGCGAGCAGCGGCTCAACGCGCTGCCCGTGGTCGAGGCCGGGGGGTCGGTGCTGGTCGCCGACGCCGACCTGTCGCCGTCCTGGATCGAGCGGGAGCTCCTCCCGTTGCTCACCGACCCGCAGGCGCTGTCGGCGCTGGCCGAGCACGCGGCCGCGGCAGGCACCCCGGACGCCGACGAGCGGCTGGCCGACCTCGTGCTGCAGGTCGCCGGCCGGGAGGTGGCCCTCCGATGA
- the ftsW gene encoding putative lipid II flippase FtsW, translating to MTATTGQRSSRRAGREEEQPTAARGEGLRLRAPAWVDGPMTSSHLVLGAAGMLLAIGLVMVFSASSIEAAKAGQPAWLPGVRQIAFAVVGLVAMLVAMHLPVGRIRQFSGWALLGVFGLLLLVLVPGIGLKLNGSRAWFDLGFTNFQPSELGKLVFALWGAHVIALREKYLTVQSLLVPVLPVFGLVSLLLLAEPDMGAVVSLGLVLAGLMWAGGLSRRYIAGAVALAAVAVVLMVTFASYRMARITSFLDPFADPENGGYQAIRGLYALATGGVWGVGLGNSAMKWNILPHAESDYIFAIIGEELGFLGCLVVVTLYGILAWAGFRIARRSTDRFVQLASVAIIVWLVGQAVINMGYVVGLLPVTGVTLPLISAGGTSLVLTLFVVGLLVRFARAEPAAIAFQRGQRRGRLARLLAPVPSAAVDPVPSRRRREARSAGRAGPPPAAPRRGNGRTVARVPGDPSPVGPARGRRPDQPAPTPDARRGGADRQTVDRRQNPGDRPTGRSRPPAAAGPGLREGLRDRPWSGEPPAARGRPVPRSRPPRTERPGRPQ from the coding sequence GTGACGGCGACCACCGGGCAGCGCTCGTCCCGCCGTGCCGGCCGGGAGGAGGAGCAGCCCACCGCGGCCCGCGGCGAGGGGCTGCGCCTGCGCGCCCCGGCCTGGGTCGACGGCCCGATGACCAGCTCCCACCTGGTGCTCGGCGCGGCCGGCATGCTGCTGGCGATCGGTCTGGTGATGGTCTTCTCCGCCTCCTCGATCGAGGCGGCCAAGGCCGGCCAGCCCGCCTGGCTGCCCGGCGTCCGGCAGATCGCGTTCGCCGTGGTCGGGCTGGTCGCCATGCTGGTGGCGATGCACCTGCCGGTCGGGCGCATCCGCCAGTTCTCCGGCTGGGCGCTGCTCGGCGTGTTCGGGCTGCTGCTGCTGGTCCTGGTGCCGGGGATCGGGCTGAAGCTGAACGGCTCGCGGGCCTGGTTCGACCTGGGCTTCACCAACTTCCAGCCCTCCGAGCTGGGCAAGCTGGTCTTCGCCCTGTGGGGCGCGCACGTGATCGCGCTGCGGGAGAAGTACCTGACCGTCCAGTCGCTGCTCGTGCCGGTGCTGCCGGTCTTCGGGTTGGTCTCGCTGCTGCTGCTCGCCGAGCCCGACATGGGTGCGGTGGTCAGCCTCGGGCTGGTGCTGGCCGGGCTGATGTGGGCCGGTGGGCTGTCCCGCCGCTACATCGCCGGGGCCGTCGCGCTCGCCGCCGTGGCCGTCGTCCTGATGGTCACGTTCGCCAGCTACCGGATGGCCCGGATCACCTCGTTCCTGGACCCCTTCGCCGATCCGGAGAACGGCGGCTACCAGGCGATCCGCGGGCTGTACGCGCTGGCCACCGGCGGGGTGTGGGGCGTCGGGCTGGGCAACAGCGCGATGAAGTGGAACATCCTGCCGCACGCGGAGTCCGACTACATCTTCGCGATCATCGGCGAGGAGCTGGGCTTCCTCGGCTGCCTCGTGGTGGTCACCCTGTACGGCATCCTGGCCTGGGCCGGCTTCCGGATCGCCCGCCGGTCCACCGACCGCTTCGTCCAGCTGGCCAGCGTCGCCATCATCGTGTGGCTGGTCGGGCAGGCCGTGATCAACATGGGCTACGTGGTGGGCCTGCTGCCGGTGACCGGTGTGACGCTGCCGTTGATCTCCGCCGGTGGCACCTCGCTGGTCCTCACCCTCTTCGTCGTCGGGCTGCTGGTCCGCTTCGCCCGGGCCGAACCGGCCGCGATCGCCTTCCAGCGGGGCCAGCGCCGCGGCCGGTTGGCGCGCCTCCTGGCGCCCGTGCCCTCGGCTGCGGTCGACCCGGTGCCCTCCCGCCGGCGCCGGGAGGCCCGGTCCGCGGGCCGCGCCGGCCCGCCGCCCGCGGCGCCCCGGCGCGGGAACGGCCGGACGGTCGCCCGGGTGCCGGGCGACCCCTCGCCCGTCGGTCCGGCCCGGGGACGTCGTCCCGACCAGCCGGCGCCCACCCCGGACGCGCGCCGGGGCGGAGCGGACCGGCAGACTGTCGACCGCCGGCAGAACCCCGGTGACCGCCCGACCGGACGCAGCCGGCCCCCGGCTGCTGCGGGGCCCGGCCTGCGCGAGGGGCTCCGCGACCGTCCCTGGTCGGGGGAGCCGCCCGCTGCCCGGGGCCGGCCCGTCCCGCGGTCCCGCCCCCCGAGAACCGAACGGCCAGGACGCCCGCAGTGA
- the murD gene encoding UDP-N-acetylmuramoyl-L-alanine--D-glutamate ligase, producing the protein MAPANETAGRPLGTVLVAGLGVSGAAAARVLLARGDDVLLTDAAEPAVLAELVGAGARWLGAIGEPPEGVDLVVTSPGWRPDSPLLRIAAARGVAVIGEPELAWRLRIAAPGAEPAPWYAVTGTNGKTTTVTMLEAVLQAGGRRAVAAGNVGRPLVEVVTARDADGAPAHDAIAVELSSFQLHWSSSIAPAGACVLNVADDHVDWHGSFDAYRDAKAQLLRLAPVAVADAGDPVASSLVAAHRHPVTVTLGEPARGQLGVRAGALVDRAFSPEPAGEVLVELDALQVRGPHNTVNALAAAALARVAGVDAAAVGRGLAGFRGGAHRNVLVGSVDGIDFVDDSKATNPHAAGASLAAYPRVVWIAGGLLKGADVDPLVAAVAPRLAGVVLLGRDREVLARSLARHAPSVPRTVVPSGDDGAVTDGDSVMREVVAAAVRLARPGDTVLLAPAAASMDVFTDYAHRGRAFADAVRALG; encoded by the coding sequence GTGGCACCTGCGAACGAGACGGCCGGGCGCCCGCTGGGCACCGTGCTGGTCGCCGGGCTCGGCGTTTCCGGCGCGGCAGCTGCCCGGGTGCTGCTGGCCCGCGGGGACGACGTCCTGCTCACCGACGCCGCCGAGCCCGCCGTGCTGGCCGAGCTGGTCGGGGCCGGCGCCCGCTGGCTCGGGGCGATCGGTGAGCCCCCGGAGGGCGTCGACCTGGTCGTCACCTCCCCGGGCTGGCGGCCGGACTCCCCGCTGCTGCGGATCGCCGCCGCCCGCGGGGTGGCGGTCATCGGCGAGCCGGAGCTGGCCTGGCGGTTGCGGATCGCGGCCCCCGGCGCGGAGCCGGCCCCCTGGTACGCCGTCACCGGCACGAACGGCAAGACGACGACGGTCACGATGCTGGAGGCGGTCCTGCAGGCCGGCGGGCGGCGGGCGGTCGCGGCCGGCAACGTCGGCCGGCCGCTCGTGGAGGTGGTCACCGCCCGCGACGCCGACGGCGCCCCCGCCCATGACGCGATCGCCGTGGAGCTGTCCAGCTTCCAGCTGCACTGGTCCTCCTCGATCGCCCCGGCCGGTGCCTGCGTGTTGAACGTCGCCGACGACCACGTCGACTGGCACGGCTCGTTCGACGCCTACCGCGACGCCAAGGCCCAGCTGCTGCGGCTGGCGCCGGTCGCGGTCGCCGACGCCGGTGACCCGGTGGCGTCCTCGCTGGTCGCCGCCCACCGGCACCCGGTCACCGTGACCCTCGGCGAGCCCGCGCGCGGCCAGCTCGGCGTCCGGGCCGGTGCCCTCGTCGACCGCGCGTTCAGCCCCGAGCCGGCCGGTGAGGTGCTGGTCGAGCTGGACGCCCTGCAGGTGCGGGGGCCGCACAACACGGTCAACGCGCTGGCCGCCGCGGCCCTCGCCCGGGTCGCCGGGGTCGACGCGGCCGCCGTCGGGCGGGGCCTGGCCGGCTTCCGCGGCGGCGCGCACCGCAACGTGCTGGTCGGCAGCGTCGACGGCATCGACTTCGTCGACGACAGCAAGGCGACCAACCCGCACGCAGCCGGGGCCTCGCTGGCCGCCTACCCGCGGGTGGTGTGGATCGCCGGGGGCCTGCTCAAGGGCGCCGACGTCGACCCGCTGGTCGCCGCGGTCGCCCCACGGCTGGCCGGGGTGGTGCTGCTGGGCCGGGATCGGGAGGTGCTGGCCCGGTCGCTGGCGCGACACGCCCCGTCGGTCCCACGCACGGTCGTCCCCAGCGGCGACGATGGCGCCGTGACGGATGGGGACAGTGTGATGCGTGAGGTGGTCGCGGCCGCCGTCCGGCTGGCCCGCCCCGGGGACACCGTGCTGCTCGCCCCGGCGGCGGCCTCGATGGACGTGTTCACCGACTACGCGCACCGCGGCCGGGCCTTCGCCGACGCGGTCCGCGCGCTGGGGTGA
- the mraY gene encoding phospho-N-acetylmuramoyl-pentapeptide-transferase — MRSVLVAAAVGLMVSILLTPLAIKAFRRHGFGQEIRDDGPESHLSKKGTPTMGGTVMVLATVVGYLVAHLFVINQEGRGVTATGLLLLFLLIGLGTVGFLDDYLKIRYRRSLGLNKTAKLVGQLVIGVTFAVLALIADGEDGTAVATTTVSFVRDIAPLTLPAVAFVALAYLFIAGFSNAVNLTDGLDGLAAGASAMVFGSYVVISFWQFGNDCAGGVVDGCYTVRDPLDVTLVAAAAMGACLGFLWWNTSPARIFMGDTGSLALGGLMAGLAIVTRTELLLVVLGGLFVAVTLSVVIQVGFFRATRRRVFRMAPLHHHFELAGWAENTVIVRFWLVTGMAVAFGLGLFYADWLSVAGL, encoded by the coding sequence ATGAGGTCCGTCCTCGTCGCCGCCGCCGTCGGGCTGATGGTCTCGATCCTGCTGACCCCGCTGGCCATCAAGGCCTTCCGGCGGCACGGCTTCGGCCAGGAGATCCGGGACGACGGCCCGGAGAGCCACCTGTCGAAGAAGGGCACGCCCACCATGGGCGGCACCGTGATGGTGCTGGCCACGGTGGTCGGCTACTTGGTGGCGCACCTGTTCGTGATCAACCAGGAGGGGCGTGGCGTCACCGCCACCGGCCTGCTGCTGCTGTTCCTGCTCATCGGTCTGGGCACGGTCGGCTTCCTCGACGACTACCTCAAGATCCGGTACCGGCGCAGCCTCGGCCTGAACAAGACCGCGAAGCTGGTCGGCCAGCTGGTCATCGGGGTCACCTTCGCCGTCCTCGCGCTGATCGCCGACGGCGAGGACGGCACCGCGGTGGCCACCACGACGGTCTCCTTCGTCCGGGACATCGCCCCGCTCACCCTGCCGGCGGTCGCCTTCGTCGCGCTGGCCTACCTGTTCATCGCCGGGTTCTCCAACGCCGTCAACCTCACCGACGGCCTCGACGGGCTGGCCGCCGGCGCCTCGGCGATGGTGTTCGGCTCCTACGTGGTCATCTCGTTCTGGCAGTTCGGCAACGACTGCGCCGGAGGGGTCGTCGACGGGTGCTACACCGTCCGCGACCCGCTCGACGTCACGCTGGTGGCCGCCGCGGCGATGGGCGCCTGCCTGGGCTTCCTGTGGTGGAACACCTCGCCGGCCCGCATCTTCATGGGCGACACCGGCTCGCTGGCCCTGGGCGGGCTGATGGCCGGGCTGGCCATCGTCACCCGCACCGAGCTGCTGCTGGTCGTGCTCGGCGGGCTGTTCGTCGCGGTGACGCTGTCGGTGGTGATCCAGGTCGGCTTCTTCCGGGCCACCCGCCGGCGGGTCTTCCGGATGGCCCCGCTGCACCACCACTTCGAGCTGGCCGGCTGGGCGGAGAACACCGTGATCGTCCGGTTCTGGCTGGTCACGGGGATGGCGGTCGCCTTCGGGCTGGGGCTGTTCTACGCCGACTGGCTCTCCGTCGCGGGGCTGTAG